The DNA window GACCGATCCCGGAGATGCTGACCCAGACCGTTCAGACGGGTGGGATGACGCCCGAGGACTCGTAGCTGGCGAGCATCTCGATCCGCCGGACGTGGCGGGCCTCGTTCGTGAAGTCGGTGCTGAGGAACGTCTCCACGAACGCGGCCGCCTCGTCGACGGTGTGCATGCGCGCGCCGATCGAGCAGACGTTGGCGTTGTTGTGCAGGCGGCCGAGCTGGGCGGTCTCGGTGCTCCAGGCGAGGGCGGCGCGGACGCCGGCGACCTTGTTGGCGGCGATCTGCTCACCGTTCCCGCTGCCGCCGATGACGATGCCGAGGCTGCCCTCGTCGGCGACCACCGCGGCGGCGGTCGCGAGGCAGAACGGCGGGTAGTCGTCGTCGGGGTCGTACGCCTCGGGACCGTGGTCGACGACGTCGTGGCCGCGGCCGGCGAGCCACGCGACGAGGTGTTGCTTCAGCTCGTAGCCGGCGTGGTCGGAACCCAGATGCACTCGCACGCGGCAGAGTCTTTCACCTCAGGTGAGAACGCACCCAGCGCGCCACGCTCGCCGCCGCCTCCTCCGGCGTGCCCTCGTCGGTGCTGACGACCGTGTCGAGGCGTTTGCGGAGCTCGGCGGCGAACTCGAGGTGCTGCTCGATGTTGCGTTCGCGCCAGGCCGGTCTCGCTTCCAGCCTCGCTCGGCGGACGTCGTCGTTGCAGTCGAGGGCCGCGAAGTGGGTGTCGCCGACCCACTCCCGGAGGGGCAGCTCGTCGAGCTGCTCGGGAACGAACGGGCAGAGCAGAACGGTCGACCGTCCGCCCTGCGCGAGGCCGTGCGCGACGGCCAGCCAGGCGTCGCGGAAGCCGGCCCAGTCCATCGGGTCGGGCAGACACATCCGGCCGAGCGGGTCGATCAGCCAGTCGACGTCGAAGACCGCGCACTCGGGGAGGGCGTCGATGAGCGGTTGGGTGATCGCGGTCTTGCCCGAGGCGGACGCTCCGGCCACGACGAAGAGCGGGAGCCGCTTGGCGGGGACGTCGTTCCCACACTGCGTACACCGCGCGACCTGCCGCCCGTCCTCGGTGACGGCGGGCTTCATCGGGATCGGGTCGTCGCAGTTCTGGCAGTAGTGCATCTGGCTCATTGTCGCGCTCCGCGCGACGAACCGGGTGCTTGAACGCGGTCCCTTCCACCGCGGCCCAAAGTTTCGGTCGCCTGCCCGGTGCCGGGCGGCAGGCCGCGGAGGAAAGGACCGCGGCACCCGGCTGCGATCCTGCCTCTACCCGTTGAGGTACGCGAGGACGGCGAGCACGCGGCGGTGCCCGTCCTCGACCTCGGACAGGTCGAGCTTGGCGAAGATGTTGCCGATGTGCTTGGCCACCGCGGCCTCGCTGACGACCAGCGAACGGGCGATCGCGGCGTTCGCGTGGCCCTCGGCCATGAGCGCGAGCACCTCCCGTTCGCGCGCCGTGAGCCGCGTCAACGGGCCGGTGTCGCGGCGCTGGACGAGCAGCTGGCGTACGACGTCGGGGTCGATCACGGTCTGCCCGTCGGCGACCCGTTCGATCGCGCCGACGAACTCGGTGATCTCGCTGACCCTGTCCTTCAGCAGGTAGCCGAGCCCCGCGGTGCCCGGGGACTCGAGCAGGTCGGCGGCGTACGCGGACGCGACGTACTGGGAGAGCACGAGGACCGCGAGCGTCGGGTACTTCTCCCGCAGCCGAACCGCCGCGCGGAGGCCCTCGTCGGTATGGGTCGGGGGCATCCGGATGTCGGTGATCACGATGTCCGGCCGGTGCTCGTCGACCGCGGCGACCAATCCCACCGCGTCGCCGACCGCCGCGGGCACGCGGTGGCCGAGGCGTTCGAGCAGGCTGACCACGCCTTCGCGGAGCAGGACGGCGTCCTCGGCGATCACGATCGTGAGGGAACGGGTCCCATCGTCGGGCACGGAATCTCCAGGGTCAGCACGGTGGGTCCGCCGGGCGGGCTGGACAGGATGAGTCTGCCGGCTACGACCGCGAGCCGGTCCGCGAGGCCCTGCAGCCCGCTGCCGTTCGCGGGGTCGGCGCCGCCCACGCCGTTGTCGGTGATGCCGACCACGAGCTGGCGGCCGTCGTGCCGGGCGTGGACGAACGCGACCGACGCCTGCGAGTGGCGGGCGACGTTCGTGAGCGCTTCGGTGACGACGAAGTACGCGGCGCTCTCCACCGCGGGTGGGAGCCGCTGGTCGAGCCTGAGGTCGAGCTGGACCGGCACCGCCGACCGCCCGGCGACCTCCGCGACGGCGGCGGCCAGACCGCGGTCGGTGAGGACCTGCGGGTGGATGCCGCGGATCAGGTCGCGGAGCTCCTGCAGGGCGACCTTCGCCTCCCGGTGGGCGTCCTTGACGAGCGCGCGGGCCTCTTGGTTGTCGGGGTTCTCGCGGCCGAGCTCGAGCTCCGCGACGCCGAGCCGGAACGCGAGCGAGACGAGGTGGGCCTGCGTACCGTCGTGCAGATCTCGTTCGATCCGCCTTCTTTCCGCCTCGAACGCGTCGACGAGGCGGGCCCGCGAGGTGACGGCCTCGACGTACTGCGGCGCGTCGACCGAGCCGACCAGCATCACCCGCGCGATCTTCGCCCGGGCACCGACGACCACGCAGGCGAGGTAGGCGGCGAACGCGTACGCGATCGGCAGGATGCCGAGGAACAGCGCGCTCTCGCCCCAGCTGTCGATCTGCCAGTCGAAGAACGCGACCGAGTCGTCGCCGAGCGTCGGCATGATGATCGCGGCGAGCGGGAAGCCGATGAGGTTGAGGCAGAGGAAGACGCCGAGCAGGTCGCCGATCAAGACGGCCGAGACGACGACGAACGCGTACGCGAGCTCGCGCCAGGTGGCGCCCTCTTTGAGGCGCTCCTTCAGCCAGAGCCTCATTGGTTTTGCTGGGAGCTGCTTGTGCGGGCTGGGGGCGGGCTCGCGGTCGACGAGGCCCAGGCGTCGGCGTTCGAACGCGGCCACCGGGATCGCGAAGAGCGGGATCGCGACGAGGACCGCGGCGCCGATGACCGTGATCGAGGCGAGCAGGCCGAACCCGACCATGCCGATCAGGACGAGCAGTAGCACCAGGCCGAAGACGCTGCTGGTGACGAGGTAGCCGAACGCGCGCCACGGCCAGGACGAGGTGAGGAACCTCAGCGGTGGCAGGCGGATCGCGTCCCAGGCGGTGACCGGCTCTTTCTTGGCCTTCTGTGCCGTCTGGTCCGTCTGGTTCGCCGCTTGGGGTGGGACGGCCGGGGCGTACTGCGGGGTCACCTGCCCGACGTTACGGCTTCGCGGCCGTCCCGGTCGGTAGCGCTAGGTGGAGTCGCGGGTTCCAGCCCGCTCCAGTACCTCGCGGAGGTTCTGGAGCTGGCCCGAGTCGGTGCGTTTGATGGCCGTGCGGATGACGGGGCCGAGGAGGACGGTCGGGAACCCGCTGATCTGCAGGTCGGCGGTGAGGGTGGCTCGGGTGCGTTCGCCTTCTTGGCTGAGCTTGTAGACGTACTGGGCCGTCACGCCGCCTTGCTTGTTCACGATGGTGACGGAGCGGCCGGGCTCGATGGCGGTGATCTCGGCTTGGATCGTCTTGCCGCGGGCCTCGTACGTGACGGTGGTGCCGTCGACGCGCATGGTGTCGACGCCGTTCATCCAGCGGGGGGCGCGGTCCCAGGCGGTGAGCTCGGTCCAGACCTCGGCGACGGGACGGTCGATCACGGTGTCGACCTGGAACAGTCTTCGCATGCCGGCGAGCATCTTGGTTTGTTGCTCGTGGCGCTTGGACGGAATTCACATCACGGGGACGAAGCCGGGCTCCTGCTGGCCGACGTCGTACGCGGCGCGCTGGGCTTGCCTGTAGGCGGACGGCGTGACGCCGGTGTGGCGGCGGAAGTCGCGGATGAAGTGGCTCTGGTCGAACCAGCCCCACTCGGCCGCGATGCCTGTCCACGTGGTGCCTTCGTTGAGGTCGAGGGCTTGGAGGACTCTTCTCAGGCGGAGGATGCGGGCGAGGACGCGTGGGGTGAGGCCGACGACGCGGACGAACTCGCGGTCGAGGTGGGCGTGGGTGATGCCTAGCTCTGTGGCGAGCTCATGGATCGGGCGTCGCGGGTCCTGCTCGAGGTTGGCGATGGCTTTCGCGGCGCGTTGCCAGTTTGGTGGTGGTCGCAGGCCCTCGCTGAGGGTGGCCTCGACGGCGTCGAGGCAGTCGTGCGGCGACTTGTCGTGGAGGGCGTCGCGGAGCGCTGTGGCGGCGGGCCAGGCGTGCTCGAGGTCTTCGACGCGTCCGCGTAGTGGTGACGGGTCGACGCCGAACAGGGCCCGGCAACCGACTGGTGTGGAGACGATGCCGACCGCGTGCGTCTCTGCCGTCGGGGCGTTGAGCACGGGACCGTCGTGCGGTCCGGCGAGCCAGCCCCGTTCGGCGAGGAACGGCTCGCCTTCGCCGTTGCGTGGGGTCTCGAGGATGGGGGAACCGAGGACGAAGACGGCGACGGTGGATCCCGTCGGCGCGATCCGCTCGCTGTTGTGCATGAGCTGGCCGCGGGCGTACCAGATCGACTCGACGAACGGCTCCAACGGCTCGGGCGGCCGGCGCGTCACGTACTCGAACTCCGCCACCCCTCGGACGCTACCGCCGAACCGCCTTCGCGATACGCCCAACGATACGGACGTCACAAGTCCACCTTTGCTACTACAGGCGTAAAACATCCCAGCGCCCGCGCGGTTGCTGATACGGACGTAAAACGTCCGCTCTTGGTGTTACCGGCGTAACAGATCCCGGTGTGGTGATACGGACATAAGACGTCCACCTTCCGCGATGCGAGCACAGACCTCCCGCGCCCGCCCTTGGTGATACGGCCGTAAGACATCCCGCCCACCGATACGGACGTAACAAGTCCACCTTTGCTACTACAGGCGTAAGACAACCCAGCACCCGCCCGCTTGCTGATACGGACGTAAAACGTCCGTTCATGGTGTTACCGGCGTAACAGATCCCGGCATGGTCCGGATCAGGCAGGCCCGAAGGTCTCGGCGTGCAGGAGGTCGAGCGCGACCAGGACCGCTCCGCGCAGGACGGGGGCGCCGCTGACGGTGCCGGCGACGACTTCGGTCGGCAGCGGGACCCGTTCGGCCACCCCAGTCGCGACGCGCGAGGCCAACGCCGTGCCCCCGGCGCGGCCGACGGTGCCGGCGAGGACGACGGTGCCCGGGTCGAGGATCGAGCAGATCCCCGCCACACCCACCGCCACCCGGTCGGCGAGCTCGTCGAGGAAAGCCTCCGACCCGGCGATAACGACACCCTCCAGCCCGCCAGACGAATCCACCCCATGCGCACGGGCAAGGGCCAGCACAGACGCCCCACCCACGAGCTCCTGGAACGTCCCCGTACCCACCGGCAGATAGGCCGTCTCCCCCGCACCACCAGAAGCGCCCCGATAAAGCTGCCCGCCCAACACGACGGCCATCCCGATCCCCGACCCCAACGACAACAGCGCGAACGAGGACCGCCCCATCATCGCGCCCAGCCGGTGCTCGGCGAGCCCGACCAGGTTCACCTCGTTCTCCAACAGCACCGGCACATCGAGCCGAGAACGCAACCCAGGCAGCAGATTCGCGTGCCACGTCGGCAAGAACGCCGCGAAGCTCAAATCGCCCGTTGAAGGATCGACCAGCCCCGGCGTCCCCACGACCACCGTCCGCAGCGCAGACACCGACGCCGAGGCAGAAGCCGCAACCACAGCAGCGTGCACCACCTCAACCGGCGAAGAAGAAGCGTCGAAAGGCACCTGCGCCGACCCGACTGTCCGCCCCGTCACGTCGGAAACGACAGCCAGCACAACGCGAGGCCGCACCTCCACCCCGGCGACGAAGGCCCGATCCGCCACCACCCCGTACAGCGCCGCGTTCGGCCCGCGCCGGTCCGTCCCCGACTCCCCCACGACAGCGACCAGCCCGGCGGCCTCCATCCGATCGACCAGGTCCCCGACCGTCGGCCGCGACAGCCCAGTCAAGGAACGCAGCTGCGGCCGAGTCAGAGGCCCACGGGAGAGCAACAGGTCGAACGCCTTCCGGTCGTTCAGCTGGCGCACCAGCGCGGGCGACGCCGGGCCTTCGCGCTCGGAACCCACCGGAACCTCTTTTCATCAGGAACCCTGCCTGTTAGTTTCGGAACATACACCGACTCGGGAGGGCAACGCACGTGCTTGCACAGTGGCGGACGCCGGTGCGACGCCGGTTCCCCCTAGCCGTCTACTTCTTCCTCGTCGGGTTCGTCCCGGCGAACTGGCTGGTCCGCATCCCCGACGTCAAGGAGCAGGTCGGCGCGTCCGCCGCGTCACTCGGCCTCGCGCTGCTCGCCGGGTCGGTCGGCGGCCTGCTGATGACGCCGCTCGGCGGCCGGCTCGCGATGCGGATCGGTACGCGGCCGCCGATCGCGTTCGGCGCGGTCCTGCTCTCGCTCGCGATCGTGCTGCCGGCCCTCGCCACGAACGTCCGCTGGCTCGGCGCCGCGCTCATCGTGCTGACCGTGATCCACTCGATGTTCAACGTCTCGCTGAACTCCGCCGCGGTCGAGGTCGAGGCCGCGTACGGGCGCTCGATCATGCCGACGCTGCACGGCACGTACAGCGTCGGCGGGCTCGTCGGCGCGGTCGTCGGCGGGTTCGCGGCGGGACGCGTCAGCCCGACCGTCCACCTCGCCGTGATCGGTGCGCTGAGCCTGGTCGTGGTCGCCCTCTTCGCACCGAGGATGCTGCGGGCGGACGCCGGCGGCACCACTCCCGCAGCGCACACCGACCCGAAGCAGGCGACGCCAGCGAGGACCAAGCACCTCGGCATCATCGTGCTGTTCGGCGTGATCGGACTCTGCACCGCCTGGGGCGAGTTCGCCGCGAACAACTGGGCCAACCTGCACCTGCGCGAGAACCTCGGTGCCTCCGCCTCGGTCGCAGCGTACGTCTTCGCCGCGTACTCCTGCGCGATCGCCGCCGGCCGTCTCCTCGGCAGCCCGGTGATCCGGAGGATCGGCGCGACGGCCGTGCTCACTGGCGGCTTCCTGGTCGCCGCCGTCGGCATGGTCAACGCCGCCTGGGCCAGCCACATCGACGGCGGCGGCCTACCGCTCGCGATCGCCGGGTACGTGCTGCTGGGCCTCGGCCTCGCGAACGTCTACCCGATCGCCATCGCCAGAGCCGGAGCGATCGGCGGCCCGCGCGGCGTCAGCCGCGTCGTGCTCCTCGCCGGCGCGGGCATCCTCGGCCAGGGCCCGATCATCGGCTTCCTCGCCGACCAGTTCGGGCTCCCCTGGGCGCTCACCACCGTCCCGATCCTGGCCGTGATCGCCGCCGGCATCGGGCTCTCGCTACGTCGCTACAACAACTACGCGGCCGTCCTGCCGGCCGTCGAAACCGAACGGAGCCAG is part of the Tenggerimyces flavus genome and encodes:
- a CDS encoding ROK family transcriptional regulator, with product MGSEREGPASPALVRQLNDRKAFDLLLSRGPLTRPQLRSLTGLSRPTVGDLVDRMEAAGLVAVVGESGTDRRGPNAALYGVVADRAFVAGVEVRPRVVLAVVSDVTGRTVGSAQVPFDASSSPVEVVHAAVVAASASASVSALRTVVVGTPGLVDPSTGDLSFAAFLPTWHANLLPGLRSRLDVPVLLENEVNLVGLAEHRLGAMMGRSSFALLSLGSGIGMAVVLGGQLYRGASGGAGETAYLPVGTGTFQELVGGASVLALARAHGVDSSGGLEGVVIAGSEAFLDELADRVAVGVAGICSILDPGTVVLAGTVGRAGGTALASRVATGVAERVPLPTEVVAGTVSGAPVLRGAVLVALDLLHAETFGPA
- a CDS encoding MFS transporter, translated to MLAQWRTPVRRRFPLAVYFFLVGFVPANWLVRIPDVKEQVGASAASLGLALLAGSVGGLLMTPLGGRLAMRIGTRPPIAFGAVLLSLAIVLPALATNVRWLGAALIVLTVIHSMFNVSLNSAAVEVEAAYGRSIMPTLHGTYSVGGLVGAVVGGFAAGRVSPTVHLAVIGALSLVVVALFAPRMLRADAGGTTPAAHTDPKQATPARTKHLGIIVLFGVIGLCTAWGEFAANNWANLHLRENLGASASVAAYVFAAYSCAIAAGRLLGSPVIRRIGATAVLTGGFLVAAVGMVNAAWASHIDGGGLPLAIAGYVLLGLGLANVYPIAIARAGAIGGPRGVSRVVLLAGAGILGQGPIIGFLADQFGLPWALTTVPILAVIAAGIGLSLRRYNNYAAVLPAVETERSQA
- a CDS encoding sensor histidine kinase; this translates as MTPQYAPAVPPQAANQTDQTAQKAKKEPVTAWDAIRLPPLRFLTSSWPWRAFGYLVTSSVFGLVLLLVLIGMVGFGLLASITVIGAAVLVAIPLFAIPVAAFERRRLGLVDREPAPSPHKQLPAKPMRLWLKERLKEGATWRELAYAFVVVSAVLIGDLLGVFLCLNLIGFPLAAIIMPTLGDDSVAFFDWQIDSWGESALFLGILPIAYAFAAYLACVVVGARAKIARVMLVGSVDAPQYVEAVTSRARLVDAFEAERRRIERDLHDGTQAHLVSLAFRLGVAELELGRENPDNQEARALVKDAHREAKVALQELRDLIRGIHPQVLTDRGLAAAVAEVAGRSAVPVQLDLRLDQRLPPAVESAAYFVVTEALTNVARHSQASVAFVHARHDGRQLVVGITDNGVGGADPANGSGLQGLADRLAVVAGRLILSSPPGGPTVLTLEIPCPTMGPVPSRS
- a CDS encoding SRPBCC family protein translates to MRRLFQVDTVIDRPVAEVWTELTAWDRAPRWMNGVDTMRVDGTTVTYEARGKTIQAEITAIEPGRSVTIVNKQGGVTAQYVYKLSQEGERTRATLTADLQISGFPTVLLGPVIRTAIKRTDSGQLQNLREVLERAGTRDST
- a CDS encoding helix-turn-helix domain-containing protein gives rise to the protein MAEFEYVTRRPPEPLEPFVESIWYARGQLMHNSERIAPTGSTVAVFVLGSPILETPRNGEGEPFLAERGWLAGPHDGPVLNAPTAETHAVGIVSTPVGCRALFGVDPSPLRGRVEDLEHAWPAATALRDALHDKSPHDCLDAVEATLSEGLRPPPNWQRAAKAIANLEQDPRRPIHELATELGITHAHLDREFVRVVGLTPRVLARILRLRRVLQALDLNEGTTWTGIAAEWGWFDQSHFIRDFRRHTGVTPSAYRQAQRAAYDVGQQEPGFVPVM
- a CDS encoding ribose-5-phosphate isomerase, with the protein product MRVHLGSDHAGYELKQHLVAWLAGRGHDVVDHGPEAYDPDDDYPPFCLATAAAVVADEGSLGIVIGGSGNGEQIAANKVAGVRAALAWSTETAQLGRLHNNANVCSIGARMHTVDEAAAFVETFLSTDFTNEARHVRRIEMLASYESSGVIPPV
- a CDS encoding response regulator transcription factor, with amino-acid sequence MPDDGTRSLTIVIAEDAVLLREGVVSLLERLGHRVPAAVGDAVGLVAAVDEHRPDIVITDIRMPPTHTDEGLRAAVRLREKYPTLAVLVLSQYVASAYAADLLESPGTAGLGYLLKDRVSEITEFVGAIERVADGQTVIDPDVVRQLLVQRRDTGPLTRLTAREREVLALMAEGHANAAIARSLVVSEAAVAKHIGNIFAKLDLSEVEDGHRRVLAVLAYLNG